The genomic DNA GCGTTATCGGTGCACAGAATGTTTGACGGATAAAATACGTTATGCGTTCCAAAAGAATCTTTAAGTGCGTTTTTAATCGCATTATTGCACGCAACGCCGCCGCACAGCGCAATTTTTTCAATATGCGTCAAATTTACGGCAAATTTGAGATTATTAACGACGGCGCGTACAATCGCGTTTTGGAATGATTTGCATATTCGTGGCTTTTGCTCTTCTAATTCCTGTAATTTAATTTTTTCAATAGCGTATTTTACCGAAGTTTTAAGTCCGCTGAAAGAAAAATGGGCGTTATTTCCGTCAAATATTTTTGCCGTAGGAAATTCAATTAAGTCGTTCCCTTTATATAAATCCGCATATTCTTCTATTTTTTTCCCCGCAGGATATTCAAATCCAAGCATTTTTCCTACTTTATCAAACGCTTCTCCAGCGGCGTCGTCGATTGTTTGTCCTATTATTTCGTATTTTGAAAAATCATCGACTTTATATATTGACGAATGTCCTCCGCTTAGAAGAACCGTTAAAAACGGAAATTTAATTTTGTTTTCAAACATTACCGAGCAAATATGTCCTTCAAGGTGATTTACGCCGGTTATTGCAATTTGCGGATACGCTGTTTTAAGCC from Chitinispirillales bacterium includes the following:
- the tsaD gene encoding tRNA (adenosine(37)-N6)-threonylcarbamoyltransferase complex transferase subunit TsaD, which produces MIVLGIESSCDETSVAIINDEKILTNTIYTQKEHSDFGGVVPEIASREHIKKIGLLFKKAINETNLKISDIDLIAVCDRPGLAGALLVGISFAFGLKTAYPQIAITGVNHLEGHICSVMFENKIKFPFLTVLLSGGHSSIYKVDDFSKYEIIGQTIDDAAGEAFDKVGKMLGFEYPAGKKIEEYADLYKGNDLIEFPTAKIFDGNNAHFSFSGLKTSVKYAIEKIKLQELEEQKPRICKSFQNAIVRAVVNNLKFAVNLTHIEKIALCGGVACNNAIKNALKDSFGTHNVFYPSNILCTDNAAMIAKAGMENYKRGIFRTPSMTSTAEIGRKVR